The Onychomys torridus chromosome 4, mOncTor1.1, whole genome shotgun sequence genome includes a window with the following:
- the LOC118581898 gene encoding 60S ribosomal protein L29-like — protein MVKPKNHTTPHTTNPDYGIEMVSRNPGHKDDMNLLRGWTPNFLRTTCFVKKHKKGLKKTQANSVKAVSAHAEAIKAPVKPKLCCVRGSWSAGACNLSRTLAPPCLKQTASPHPRIPACVCWDPEQGPRSLSEVLPAGAALGLLRDVKAEQGAPPLAARPRALHPARPS, from the exons ATGGTCAAGCCCAagaaccacaccacaccacacacaaccaaTCCTGATTATGGCATAGAAATGGTATCAAGAAACCCTGGTCACAAAGATGACATGAATCTCTTAAGGGGGTGGACCCCCAACTTCCTGAGGACCACGTGCTTTGTCAAGAAGCACAAGAAAGGCCTGAAGAAGACACAGGCCAACAGTGTGAAGGCAGTGAGTGCACATGCAGAAGCCATCAAGGCCCCTGTGAAACCCAagttgt GCTGTGTGCGGGGGAGCTGGAGCGCAGGCGCGTGCAATCTGAGCCGGACCCTTGCCCCTCCTTGCCTGAAACAGACAGCATCCCCGCATCCCCGCATCCCCGCCTGCGTCTGCTGGGACCCAGAGCAAGGGCCACGCTCACTGTCGGAGGTTCTGCCCGCTGGCGCCGCCCTGGGGCTGCTCCGTGacgtcaaggctgagcaaggggCGCCCCCGCTCGCCGCTCGCCCCCGGGCGCTGCACCCCGCCCGCCCTTCATAA
- the Chgb gene encoding secretogranin-1: MQTAVLLGLLGAAALAAVGSAPVDNRDHNEEMVTRCIIEVLSSALSKSSVPTITPECRQVLKKSGKEVKGEEKGENENTKFEVRLLRDPADASVAHWSPSREETGAPVEDPQDQTEVDSEKWTEGGEHSREGVDKPQESLHPSNQQVSKEAKTRHSEESEGEEREEEGGKNYPKGEHREDAGEEKHLEALGEKQSIFSNKRGDTMAQKKVESVARADAHSTELYEKTHSKEQGSQESGEEARRQEKQPQELSNHDQSEEESEEDEEDTASEVAKRRPRHHHGRSRPKSPQEGHPVVEGRRRAPEESEEADVATASSGEKRGHPPTHYRASEEEPEYAEEMKSYPEFQAPKGLRGPQYGGRGSEEDRAPRPESEESQEKEYKKSHPNSELENMANRHSEETEEERVYEGAKGHQHRGRGGEPGAYSTLDTREEKRLLGKGHYPVHEGPIDTAKRYPQSKWQEQEKNYLDYEEEGNQGKWWQQEELLDPEEGREEVMFPDRQYAPYPITEKRKRLGALFNTYFDPLQWKNSDFEKRGHPDDNFLEGEGEDGNGLTLTEKNFFPEYSYDWWEKRPLSEDVNWGYEKRSFARAPHLDLRRQYDGVAELDQLLHYRKKSAEFPDFYDAEEQTGPHQEAEAEKGRADQRVLTEEEKKELENLAAMDLELQKIVEKFSQRG; encoded by the exons ATGCAGACCGCCGTGCTCCTCGGCCTCCTGGGCGCTGCAGCTCTGGCCG CTGTCGGCTCAGCTCCAGTGGATAACAGGGATCACAATGAAGAAATG GTGACTCGCTGCATTATTGAAGTCCTCTCAAGTGCCCTGTCCAAGTCCAGTGTTCCAACTATCACCCCTGAGTGCCGGCAAGTCCTGAAAAAGA GTGGGAAAGAGGTCAAAGGTGAAGAAAAAGGTGAAAATGAGAACACAAAGTTTGAAGTACGATTGCTAAGAGACCCGGCTGATGCCTCAGTAGCCCACTGGTCTCCCAGtagggaggaaacaggagctccGGTAGAAGACCCTCAAGACCAGACAGAGGTAGACAGTGAGAAGTGGACTGAAGGAGGAGAACACAGCCGAGAGGGAGTGGACAAACCCCAGGAGAGCCTCCATCCCTCCAACCAACAAGTGTCCAAAGAAGCTAAGACGCGCCATTCCgaagagagtgagggagaggaaagggaggaagagggcgGCAAGAATTACCCAAAAGGGGAGCACAGGGAAGATGCTGGCGAAGAGAAACATCTTGAAGctctgggagagaaacagagcatcTTCTCCAACAAAAGAGGCGACACTATGGCTCAGAAAAAAGTGGAGTCCGTGGCCAGAGCAGATGCACACTCGACGGAGCTCTATGAAAAGACACACAGCAAGGAGCAAGGCAGCcaggagagtggagaggaggCGCGGAGGCAGGAGAAACAACCCCAGGAGCTTAGCAACCATGACCAGAGCGAAGAAGAATccgaggaagatgaggaggacaCGGCCTCTGAAGTAGCCAAACGGCGGCCCAGGCACCACCACGGAAGAAGCCGCCCCAAGTCCCCTCAAGAAGGGCATCCTGTAGTGGAGGGAAGGAGACGTGCCCCTGAGGAGTCGGAGGAGGCAGATGTGGCCACAGCCAGTTCAGGGGAAAAGAGGGGCCACCCTCCAACCCACTACAGGGCTTCAGAGGAAGAACCCGAATATGCGGAAGAAATGAAAAGCTATCCAGAGTTCCAGGCTCCCAAGGGCCTTCGGGGACCACAGTatggaggcagaggaagtgaAGAGGACAGAGCTCCAAGGCCCGAGAGTGAGGAGAGCCAGGAAAAGGAGTACAAGAAAAGCCACCCCAACTCTGAACTTGAAAACATGGCCAACAGACacagtgaagaaactgaggaagagaggGTCTATGAGGGGGCAAAGGGACACCAACACAGAGGCAGGGGAGGTGAGCCAGGTGCCTATTCTACCCTTGAcaccagagaagagaaaaggctcCTGGGTAAAGGACATTACCCtgttcacgaaggcccaatagatACGGCAAAAAGGTATCCACAAAGCAAATGGCAAGAACAGGAGAAAAACTACCTCGACTATGAGGAGGAAGGGAACCAAGGCAAATGGTGGCAACAGGAAGAGCTGCTAGACCCagaagaaggcagggaggaagtgaTGTTTCCCGACAGACAGTATGCACCCTATCCCATCACTGAAAAGAGGAAGAGGTTAGGGGCGCTCTTCAACACCTACTTTGACCCTCTCCAGTGGAAGAACAGCGATTTTGAGAAAAGAGGCCACCCAGATGACAATTTTCTTGAGGGTGAAGGTGAAGATGGAAATGGCTTGACCTTGACTGAGAAGAATTTCTTCCCAGAGTACAGCTATGACTGGTGGGAGAAAAGGCCCCTCTCAGAGGATGTGAACTGGGGATACGAGAAGAGAAGCTTTGCCAGGGCCCCTCATCTGGACTTGAGAAGGCAGTATGATGGAGTGGCTGAGCTGGACCAGCTCCTTCACTACAGGAAGAAGTCAGCTGAATTTCCTGACTTCTATGACGCAGAGGAGCAGACGGGGCCccaccaggaggcagaagcagaaaaggGAAGGGCTGATCAGAGAGTTCTGACCGAGGAGGAG aaaaagGAACTGGAGAACCTGGCTGCCATGGATCTGGAGCTGCAGAAGATAGTGGAGAAGTTCAGCCAGCGGGGTTGA